Proteins from a genomic interval of Nostoc sp. TCL240-02:
- a CDS encoding glycosyltransferase family 39 protein encodes MDKLQLLAKSKPPTWLKILVISLIGLGIFFRFTHLGQKVYWYDEFATSLTISGHTLAEVKQEIFSNWSNNDGLIPVITLDKYQHINPDRTVADTVRYLITSDPQHPPLYYVMVRLWAQVFGDFPAAVRSLSAVISLLVFPSVYWLCLELFESALVGWVGMAVMAISPLQIFFAQDAREYGLWMVTILVSSAALLRAIRRESYLSWAVYTLTLALGFYTHLLTAMVAIAHCIYVVIRQQFRFNKTLRNYLLSSIAACLMFLPWLMVIITQIHTATNLLSWIAFKTDSPFDLIGIWLSRISRIFFDFNLASDDAWVNNLPAESPLFYSIPTIICSLFLIIYIIIFFSNYLSTNTSLFIASLGGFPGLTLLFYDLAFGGIRSIHFRYQLPLYLSIQIAVVYILAFHLFLAKNWQKNLWQVIVVGLLISGLVSDVRFFQSETWWPQIGGKNLLAMSQRINQSNNILLINNKNDYNLGVILTLSHNLKPKIGLVTIQNDQLPIIAKDYKSIFFVDDLENSLAHQLENDKTNLLKLVYPLEGFWQLDKKH; translated from the coding sequence ATGGACAAACTACAATTGCTAGCAAAGTCAAAACCTCCAACTTGGTTAAAAATTTTGGTAATTAGCCTGATTGGGTTAGGTATTTTCTTTCGCTTTACCCATTTGGGACAAAAAGTGTATTGGTATGACGAATTTGCGACATCGCTGACAATATCTGGTCATACGCTAGCCGAGGTTAAACAAGAGATTTTTAGCAATTGGAGCAATAATGACGGCTTAATTCCTGTTATCACTTTAGACAAATATCAACACATTAACCCAGATCGAACTGTGGCTGATACAGTTCGCTACTTAATAACTTCAGACCCACAACATCCACCTTTGTATTATGTGATGGTGAGATTATGGGCGCAAGTCTTTGGAGATTTCCCTGCCGCAGTTAGGAGTTTATCAGCAGTAATTAGTCTGTTGGTGTTTCCTAGTGTGTATTGGCTGTGTTTAGAGTTGTTTGAATCAGCACTAGTTGGGTGGGTGGGAATGGCTGTAATGGCGATTTCTCCGTTGCAGATTTTCTTTGCCCAAGATGCACGAGAATACGGTTTATGGATGGTGACGATTCTAGTATCAAGTGCTGCTTTATTGCGAGCCATTCGCCGAGAAAGTTACTTGAGTTGGGCTGTATATACTCTCACTTTAGCCTTGGGATTCTACACCCATCTATTAACGGCAATGGTTGCGATCGCTCATTGCATATATGTGGTTATTAGGCAACAGTTTCGCTTTAACAAAACCCTGCGTAATTATTTACTGAGTTCCATAGCAGCTTGCTTGATGTTTTTACCCTGGCTAATGGTAATCATTACCCAGATTCATACAGCAACAAATCTCTTGTCATGGATCGCATTTAAAACAGATAGTCCTTTCGACCTAATTGGGATTTGGCTCAGTCGGATTAGCAGAATATTTTTTGATTTTAATTTGGCTTCTGATGATGCTTGGGTCAATAATTTACCTGCGGAAAGCCCTTTATTTTATAGTATTCCTACGATAATATGTAGTTTATTTTTAATTATTTATATTATCATTTTCTTCAGTAATTATCTCTCAACTAATACTAGTTTATTTATTGCTTCATTAGGGGGATTTCCAGGGTTAACATTGCTTTTCTACGACCTAGCTTTTGGAGGAATTCGCTCTATTCATTTTCGCTATCAGTTACCGTTATACCTCAGCATCCAAATTGCTGTAGTGTATATTTTAGCTTTCCATCTTTTCTTGGCGAAAAACTGGCAGAAAAACCTTTGGCAAGTCATTGTGGTAGGGTTACTCATCTCTGGGCTAGTTTCTGATGTTAGATTTTTTCAGTCTGAAACTTGGTGGCCACAAATAGGCGGCAAGAATTTGCTAGCAATGAGTCAACGTATTAATCAATCTAATAATATTTTATTAATAAATAACAAAAATGATTATAACTTGGGAGTTATCCTCACATTAAGTCATAATTTAAAGCCAAAAATTGGGTTAGTTACAATCCAAAACGACCAGTTACCAATAATAGCTAAAGATTATAAATCTATTTTTTTTGTTGACGATCTAGAAAATAGTTTAGCTCATCAACTTGAAAATGATAAGACTAATTTACTGAAATTAGTCTACCCACTTGAAGGATTTTGGCAACTCGATAAAAAACATTAA
- a CDS encoding MFS transporter, whose protein sequence is MEKTRLTALREMRLFIIVWVGQLIALIGSSTTAFALDIWVYDRTGSVTQFALVSLFNTLPLILISPIAGPLVDKWDRRKTMIIADVLACLGTIAIGVLFVIGRLEVWHIYLANTFTAVFMAFHTPAYTASTVLLVPKQHLNRANGLMSLMFGISLIIAPTIGGVLLTIVHLQGIILFHVTAVFIAFVSLMLVRFPEVNTSAVATAKSSFLSEATYGLTYLTTRPGLLGLVLFSASSFYLVGGINVITIPLILNFVSVSFLGTILSLFGIAIVAGGLLVSIWGGLERNIYAIYGCMLLSGVFILVAGLQPSLVIFTVGIFLFFLTQPVVSSSTQAVMQNKVEPSVQGKVFAIKGAIEAAAFPLGYITIGPLAEKVFEPLMATNGSLAGSIGQIIGVGSGRGMGLLLMIMGVFTILETCIAYLYPRLRFVEDELPNVSNAVAIAADTPSSKNDAVSLVS, encoded by the coding sequence ATGGAAAAAACAAGACTGACTGCTTTACGGGAAATGCGGCTATTTATCATTGTTTGGGTAGGACAGTTGATTGCCTTGATTGGTTCGAGTACCACTGCCTTTGCCTTAGATATCTGGGTTTACGATCGCACCGGATCAGTTACCCAGTTTGCTTTAGTTTCTCTGTTCAATACTCTACCGCTAATCTTAATTTCCCCAATCGCTGGGCCTCTGGTAGATAAGTGGGATCGCCGAAAGACAATGATTATCGCTGATGTCTTGGCGTGTTTGGGAACAATTGCGATCGGCGTTTTATTTGTCATCGGTCGGTTAGAAGTCTGGCACATTTACCTAGCCAATACCTTCACTGCTGTTTTCATGGCTTTTCACACACCTGCTTATACAGCATCAACAGTCTTACTAGTGCCGAAACAGCACCTTAATCGTGCCAACGGACTAATGAGTCTGATGTTTGGTATTTCCCTAATCATTGCACCAACTATCGGAGGCGTTTTACTAACCATTGTCCATTTGCAAGGGATTATTTTGTTTCACGTAACGGCTGTATTTATTGCTTTTGTTTCCCTGATGCTGGTTCGGTTCCCGGAAGTTAACACAAGTGCTGTTGCAACTGCAAAAAGTTCATTCCTGAGTGAAGCAACTTACGGATTAACATATTTGACCACTCGACCAGGACTATTGGGACTAGTCTTATTCTCAGCTTCGAGTTTTTATCTTGTGGGAGGTATTAATGTTATCACTATCCCACTAATCTTAAATTTCGTTTCAGTCAGCTTTTTGGGAACTATTCTTTCGCTATTTGGCATTGCTATAGTAGCAGGTGGCTTGCTCGTCAGCATCTGGGGAGGACTAGAACGCAATATATATGCCATATACGGGTGTATGCTTTTGAGTGGCGTATTTATTCTCGTCGCCGGTTTGCAACCCTCTCTTGTCATTTTCACTGTTGGTATCTTCTTATTTTTCCTAACACAACCGGTCGTTTCCAGTTCTACACAAGCTGTTATGCAAAATAAAGTAGAACCTAGTGTACAAGGTAAAGTTTTTGCGATCAAAGGAGCGATTGAAGCAGCCGCTTTTCCTTTAGGCTACATCACGATTGGGCCTTTAGCCGAGAAGGTTTTTGAACCATTAATGGCTACTAACGGTTCTTTAGCAGGAAGCATCGGACAAATCATCGGTGTTGGGTCAGGTCGTGGGATGGGACTTCTACTGATGATTATGGGAGTCTTCACCATTTTAGAAACCTGTATTGCCTACTTGTACCCTCGCCTACGGTTTGTGGAAGACGAACTGCCTAATGTTAGTAATGCAGTTGCAATCGCTGCTGATACACCTTCTAGCAAGAATGATGCAGTTTCTTTGGTATCCTAA
- a CDS encoding MBOAT family protein: MLSRPQVSDLLQQEIPSNEVIEKAKTPNLWNWDALLNKPQNQQQRQAWLILSLVANLGILGFFKYYNFFTESAANLLSFLGLPISLTTLNIILPAGISFYTFQTLSYSLDIYLGKLKPVRNFWDFSLFVTFFPQLVAGPIVRASTFLPQLLTPKSLNEVDFQGCLMLFFVGYFKKACISDNLSPLIEQYFTNPENYTFLSCWIAVISFVIQIYCDFSGYSDMAIASAGLLGYKLPLNFNFPYLSGNITELWQRWHITLYSWLRDYVYFPLMKKRPKAERTELFGYKNLLILMLLSGLWHGAAWHFVIWGGLNGIALIVHKQWLSRIAPYKGLLPLRKLLGIPLTMYWFCASAIFFRSNDLSSAIQVEKSFLFLTSLGSENLNIQVAWTFAPLIMLHWAAYKGWFADWWRKIPSWSFAVCFGVLVSAIFRLTAINPQPFVYFQF; the protein is encoded by the coding sequence ATGCTATCTAGACCACAGGTTAGTGATTTACTACAACAGGAAATTCCCAGCAATGAGGTAATAGAAAAAGCAAAAACTCCAAATTTATGGAATTGGGATGCCTTGCTGAATAAGCCACAGAATCAACAGCAGCGTCAAGCATGGTTGATACTTAGTTTAGTAGCAAATTTAGGAATATTAGGGTTTTTTAAGTACTATAACTTTTTCACTGAGTCTGCTGCCAACTTATTAAGTTTTTTGGGTTTACCTATAAGCCTGACAACCCTTAACATTATTCTGCCAGCAGGTATTAGCTTTTACACGTTTCAAACTCTGAGTTATTCCCTTGATATCTATCTAGGTAAACTCAAACCTGTGAGAAATTTTTGGGATTTTTCTCTATTTGTAACTTTTTTCCCTCAACTGGTTGCAGGGCCTATCGTCCGTGCATCTACTTTTTTGCCTCAACTACTAACCCCAAAAAGCTTAAATGAGGTTGATTTTCAGGGGTGTTTAATGCTTTTTTTCGTAGGGTATTTCAAGAAAGCCTGCATTTCGGATAATCTTTCTCCTTTAATAGAACAGTATTTCACGAATCCAGAAAATTATACTTTCTTGAGTTGTTGGATTGCTGTTATTTCTTTCGTCATCCAGATATACTGCGACTTTTCTGGTTATTCAGATATGGCGATCGCTTCTGCCGGTTTACTTGGATACAAACTACCTCTGAACTTTAATTTCCCCTACCTTTCCGGTAATATCACTGAGTTATGGCAACGTTGGCACATTACCCTCTACAGTTGGTTGCGAGATTATGTCTATTTTCCTTTAATGAAAAAGCGGCCAAAAGCTGAACGAACAGAACTGTTTGGGTATAAAAATCTTCTCATTTTAATGCTTCTATCAGGACTCTGGCATGGAGCTGCTTGGCATTTTGTAATTTGGGGTGGATTAAATGGAATCGCTTTAATTGTTCACAAGCAATGGTTATCTCGGATTGCTCCCTATAAAGGATTGCTACCATTGAGAAAGCTGCTAGGTATCCCCCTAACAATGTATTGGTTTTGTGCATCTGCCATCTTCTTTCGGAGTAACGATCTTAGTAGCGCTATACAAGTAGAAAAATCATTTTTATTCTTGACTTCTCTTGGCTCTGAAAACTTAAATATCCAAGTTGCATGGACTTTTGCACCTTTAATTATGCTCCACTGGGCGGCTTATAAGGGTTGGTTTGCCGATTGGTGGCGTAAAATTCCTAGTTGGAGTTTTGCTGTTTGCTTTGGGGTGTTAGTTTCAGCAATATTTCGGCTGACAGCAATCAATCCTCAGCCCTTTGTTTACTTTCAGTTTTAG
- a CDS encoding GtrA family protein — protein sequence MKQYLDYLNIILLRDKVYFYLHSALFSRFIRFAVVGLSGVFVDLGSFYFLHRSLYLALTLSAMLSTEIAIINNFLWNDLWTFGDVSFQQKISQKLQRFVKFNLICLVGLIFNSLIVNWLFYQFQVNEYIAKLVAIACVTLWNFWLNLKMNWQLTKTEVKVDVLVDI from the coding sequence ATGAAGCAATATCTTGACTATTTGAATATTATTTTACTGAGAGATAAAGTCTACTTTTACCTTCATTCAGCGCTTTTTAGTCGGTTTATTCGCTTTGCGGTAGTTGGTTTGAGTGGAGTATTTGTAGACTTGGGATCATTCTATTTTTTACATAGATCATTATATTTGGCGTTAACTTTGAGTGCAATGCTTTCCACAGAAATAGCAATTATTAATAATTTTCTATGGAATGATTTATGGACATTTGGTGATGTGTCTTTCCAACAAAAAATCAGTCAAAAGTTACAACGGTTTGTCAAGTTTAATCTCATTTGTTTAGTTGGGCTTATTTTCAATAGCCTAATTGTGAATTGGCTATTTTATCAATTCCAAGTGAATGAATACATAGCTAAATTGGTAGCGATCGCTTGTGTGACACTTTGGAATTTCTGGCTCAACCTGAAGATGAACTGGCAATTAACAAAGACAGAAGTAAAAGTAGATGTACTTGTAGATATTTAA
- a CDS encoding non-ribosomal peptide synthetase, with protein MSKLQIIKKKNIESIYPLSPMQQGMLFHTLYEPESGVYLEQFCITLSGNLDITLLQQACVRVMKRHPVLRTLVVWEKQEKPLQVVCKQVELSWQNYDWHSLSAKEQQERLEAFLQADRVQGFVLDKAPLMRFSLIQIADDIYEFVWSFHHLLIDGWSWPILCKEVFAFYNALLRGKYLYLNTPRPYRDYINWLQQQDLKAAETFWRQQLHGFTSPTRLLLNRGEVQNSPQSKTYHEQHYCLSATITAALQSQAQQYHLTLSTFVQAAWAILLSRYTDESELVFGATVSGRPPTLSGVESMVGLFINTLPVRVKVPTATPLWQWLRELQTQQVERSQYSWFPLVEIQAISEITPELPLFETIVVFENYPQDTSLSNLGSSIQITKRQVIEQTNYPLTVIAVPGQELSLRILYDGSRFDGETINRMMGHLVTLLEGMVTNIEQRVGEIPMLTAAEQRQLLVWNDTQTDYPNKCIAQLFEEQVERTPNAVAVSFQSQQLTYQQLNCQANQLAHHLQKIGVKPEVRIGICVERSLSMVVGLLAILKAGGTYVPLDPRSPQERLTYILSDSQASILLTDSSTKRQGEGSREQGEMTCCGAEQNMELNPRYKTLLPTSLTVVCLDTSEIFCQNSQENPVSGVIPENLAYVMYTSGSTGKPKGVAMSHRSLANLLHWQINESALSCAKTLQFASISFDVSFQEIFSTWCSGGTLVLITEEVQKDGFVLLQLIAQEKVERLFLPFVALQQLANAASISKSYPASLRQIMTAGEQLHITPDLVNFFRELPGCTLQNQYGPTESHVVTSFTLKDAASSWSPLPPIGRAIANTQIYILDHHLQPLPIGVPGELYIGGVAIARSYINSPELTAEKFIPNPFAKDGNRLYKTGDRARYLPDGNIEFLGRIDNQVKVRGFRIELGEIETVLVAHPQVKEAVVIARVDQPGNKRLVAYIVPKQHLDTSELLYYLKQKLPEYMLPSAFVKLLDTLPLTPSGKIERRALPAPLSRETRNISTDLIPPRTATEEVLAEIWSDVLGLEQVGIHDNFFVLGGHSLSAMQVIARLRETFKVDLPISCLFDYPTVVELEQQISEYRQKEAGEQGSKGAGEQGRNNLSSPCAPVPSCKNDLTPSLKPVSRNTKELPISLTQLEFWILAQLHPGIPVYNIPLAYRLTGLLNITALVQSLVEIVRRHEALRTTFAICDRQVVQKIAQQPILPFSAVDLRKLSESKTERKALAQRFVNEEKNQPFDLEQSPLLRIKLLRLSDAEHLLIVTIHHLVFDGWSVSVFLQELTKLYEAFCHGQPSPLPDLPIQYGDFADWQQQWVARSAFVSNLNYWKQQLGNSTLLLQLPTDRPRLSVRTFQGASQTFIIPKSLTNALKNLSQQHNVTLFVTLLTAFKIVLFYYTGQSDIIVGTPFANRQQVETKGLIGCFINTLPIRTYIGGDPSLRELLYQVRGCFLAACDRQQIPFVKLVESLQPKREPSHSLLYQVMFNFLPPSDLKLTNLTVRSWSIETNTAEFDWDIYLQQTILGSIEGKWCYKIDLFDASTISRAVTQFLVLLELLITNPECRLTDLSLLFQQHNSQCRAI; from the coding sequence ATGAGCAAGCTGCAAATAATTAAAAAGAAAAATATTGAATCTATTTACCCTCTTTCTCCTATGCAGCAGGGTATGCTTTTTCATACTCTATATGAGCCAGAATCAGGGGTGTATCTTGAGCAGTTTTGTATCACGCTCTCTGGCAATTTAGATATTACACTGCTTCAGCAGGCCTGTGTGCGAGTAATGAAGCGTCACCCAGTTTTGCGTACCCTTGTGGTTTGGGAAAAGCAGGAAAAGCCTCTCCAGGTAGTATGTAAGCAAGTAGAGTTGTCTTGGCAGAACTATGATTGGCATTCCTTATCTGCAAAAGAACAACAAGAGCGCTTAGAAGCTTTCTTACAAGCAGATCGAGTCCAAGGCTTCGTCCTTGATAAAGCTCCACTCATGCGATTTAGCTTAATTCAAATTGCTGATGATATTTACGAATTTGTCTGGAGCTTTCATCACTTGCTAATTGATGGCTGGAGTTGGCCAATTCTCTGCAAAGAAGTCTTTGCTTTTTACAATGCTTTACTTAGAGGTAAATACTTATATTTAAATACTCCCCGTCCTTACCGAGATTATATTAATTGGTTACAGCAACAAGATTTAAAAGCAGCAGAGACTTTTTGGCGACAACAACTTCATGGCTTTACTAGTCCTACTCGGTTGTTATTAAATCGGGGTGAGGTGCAAAATTCTCCCCAGTCAAAAACTTACCACGAGCAGCACTACTGTTTGTCGGCAACGATAACCGCTGCTTTACAGTCCCAGGCACAGCAGTATCATCTGACACTTTCAACTTTCGTCCAAGCAGCTTGGGCAATTTTACTTAGTCGCTACACCGATGAGTCTGAGCTAGTATTTGGAGCAACTGTGTCTGGTCGTCCTCCCACTTTATCGGGGGTGGAATCGATGGTGGGACTATTCATTAATACTCTACCAGTACGGGTGAAAGTACCAACAGCAACTCCTTTATGGCAATGGCTGAGGGAATTGCAGACTCAACAGGTGGAGCGATCGCAGTATTCTTGGTTTCCATTAGTAGAAATTCAGGCTATTAGTGAAATTACCCCAGAATTACCTTTGTTTGAAACTATTGTGGTGTTTGAGAACTACCCACAAGATACGTCTTTATCAAATCTAGGTAGCAGTATCCAAATTACTAAACGGCAAGTTATTGAACAAACAAATTATCCGCTCACAGTCATCGCTGTACCAGGACAAGAATTATCTCTACGCATTCTTTATGATGGTAGCCGCTTTGATGGGGAAACCATTAACCGGATGATGGGGCATCTTGTAACTTTGTTAGAGGGTATGGTTACAAATATCGAGCAGAGAGTAGGAGAGATACCCATGCTAACTGCTGCCGAACAGCGTCAACTTTTAGTATGGAATGATACCCAAACAGATTATCCCAATAAATGTATCGCTCAGTTGTTTGAAGAACAAGTGGAACGAACACCGAATGCAGTAGCAGTCTCGTTCCAATCTCAACAACTGACTTACCAACAGTTAAATTGTCAGGCTAACCAATTAGCGCACCATCTGCAAAAAATTGGTGTAAAACCAGAAGTGCGTATAGGGATTTGCGTTGAGCGTTCTTTATCGATGGTTGTAGGACTTTTGGCAATCCTCAAAGCTGGTGGTACTTACGTACCCTTAGATCCGCGATCGCCCCAAGAACGTTTGACTTATATTTTGAGTGATTCTCAAGCCTCGATATTGCTGACAGATTCATCAACTAAGAGGCAGGGGGAAGGGAGCAGAGAGCAGGGGGAAATGACCTGCTGTGGAGCAGAGCAGAACATGGAGCTAAATCCCCGTTACAAAACTCTACTTCCGACTTCTTTAACAGTAGTTTGCTTAGATACATCGGAGATTTTTTGCCAAAACAGCCAGGAAAATCCTGTTAGTGGAGTGATACCAGAGAACTTGGCTTATGTCATGTATACTTCTGGCTCAACCGGCAAACCCAAAGGTGTAGCCATGAGTCACCGTTCTCTAGCGAACCTTTTACATTGGCAAATCAACGAAAGTGCTTTAAGCTGTGCCAAAACTTTGCAATTTGCTTCTATCAGTTTCGATGTCTCTTTTCAAGAAATCTTCTCTACCTGGTGTAGCGGCGGAACCTTAGTTTTAATCACCGAAGAAGTACAGAAGGATGGATTTGTATTATTACAATTAATTGCCCAAGAAAAGGTAGAAAGACTGTTTTTGCCCTTCGTCGCCCTTCAGCAGTTAGCCAATGCTGCCTCTATTTCTAAATCCTATCCTGCATCTTTGCGCCAGATTATGACGGCAGGAGAACAGCTGCATATTACTCCTGATTTAGTCAACTTTTTTCGCGAGCTTCCTGGTTGTACGCTGCAAAATCAGTATGGCCCAACGGAGAGCCATGTAGTAACAAGTTTTACATTAAAAGATGCTGCCAGCAGTTGGTCGCCACTTCCACCTATTGGTCGAGCGATCGCAAATACGCAAATCTACATCCTTGACCACCATCTGCAACCATTACCAATTGGCGTTCCCGGAGAACTGTATATTGGCGGCGTGGCGATCGCCAGAAGTTATATTAATTCCCCAGAATTGACTGCTGAGAAATTCATTCCTAACCCGTTTGCAAAAGACGGGAATCGTTTGTATAAAACAGGCGATCGCGCTCGATATTTACCTGATGGCAATATCGAATTTCTCGGTCGAATTGACAATCAAGTGAAGGTGCGGGGTTTTCGCATTGAACTGGGAGAAATTGAAACTGTACTCGTCGCACACCCGCAGGTAAAAGAAGCAGTAGTTATCGCAAGGGTTGACCAACCAGGGAACAAGCGCCTAGTCGCTTACATTGTCCCCAAACAACACCTAGACACCAGTGAACTGCTTTATTACCTCAAGCAAAAGCTACCCGAATATATGCTACCTTCTGCTTTTGTAAAGTTGCTGGATACTCTACCTCTAACACCCAGTGGTAAAATAGAACGCCGTGCTTTACCAGCACCTTTGAGTCGGGAAACACGTAACATCTCTACAGACTTAATACCACCCCGTACTGCTACTGAAGAGGTTCTAGCAGAAATCTGGAGCGATGTTTTAGGGCTGGAACAAGTTGGTATCCATGACAACTTTTTTGTATTAGGAGGGCATTCTTTATCAGCAATGCAAGTCATTGCTCGGTTGCGAGAAACCTTCAAAGTGGACTTACCTATAAGCTGTCTGTTTGATTACCCGACAGTAGTCGAGCTAGAACAACAGATTTCAGAATATCGCCAAAAAGAGGCAGGGGAGCAGGGGAGCAAGGGAGCAGGGGAGCAGGGGAGAAATAATCTCTCATCCCCCTGTGCCCCTGTGCCCTCTTGTAAAAATGACTTGACCCCATCTCTCAAACCAGTATCTCGAAACACAAAAGAGTTGCCAATCTCTTTGACTCAACTTGAGTTTTGGATATTAGCTCAATTGCATCCGGGTATTCCCGTCTACAATATTCCCCTGGCTTATCGCTTGACAGGTTTACTCAACATAACTGCCCTGGTGCAAAGCCTCGTGGAAATTGTCCGTCGTCACGAAGCTTTGCGAACTACTTTTGCGATTTGCGATCGGCAAGTGGTTCAGAAAATTGCTCAACAGCCCATATTGCCATTTTCGGCGGTAGATTTGCGAAAACTTTCTGAATCTAAAACTGAGCGAAAGGCTCTAGCTCAAAGATTTGTGAATGAGGAAAAAAACCAGCCTTTCGATCTAGAACAAAGCCCGTTGTTACGCATCAAGCTGCTGCGGCTCTCTGATGCCGAGCATTTACTCATAGTAACTATCCATCATCTAGTTTTTGATGGTTGGTCTGTAAGTGTGTTTTTACAGGAGCTAACAAAATTATACGAAGCATTTTGTCACGGTCAGCCCTCACCACTTCCCGATTTGCCCATTCAATATGGTGACTTTGCCGATTGGCAACAGCAGTGGGTTGCTCGTTCTGCTTTCGTGTCTAACCTTAACTACTGGAAGCAGCAACTAGGTAATAGCACACTTTTACTACAGTTACCTACGGATCGCCCGCGCTTATCAGTACGAACTTTTCAAGGTGCAAGTCAAACTTTCATCATCCCTAAGAGCCTAACAAATGCTCTGAAAAATTTGAGCCAACAGCACAATGTAACTCTATTCGTGACTCTGCTAACAGCTTTCAAAATAGTGCTGTTCTATTACACCGGACAGTCAGATATTATCGTGGGCACTCCTTTTGCTAATCGCCAGCAAGTGGAAACTAAGGGACTTATTGGATGCTTCATTAACACACTACCAATACGTACATATATCGGGGGCGATCCAAGTCTGAGAGAGTTGCTGTATCAGGTGCGTGGATGTTTTTTGGCAGCTTGCGATCGCCAACAAATTCCTTTCGTGAAATTAGTAGAATCACTACAGCCAAAACGAGAACCAAGCCACTCTTTGCTATATCAAGTGATGTTTAACTTTTTGCCTCCATCAGATTTAAAACTGACAAATTTGACTGTTCGTTCCTGGTCAATTGAAACTAATACAGCAGAGTTTGATTGGGATATTTATCTTCAACAAACAATATTAGGAAGCATTGAAGGGAAATGGTGCTACAAAATTGATTTATTTGATGCTTCTACTATTAGCCGTGCGGTAACTCAGTTTCTAGTGTTGCTTGAGCTGCTAATTACTAATCCCGAATGCCGTCTGACTGACCTTTCCTTACTATTTCAGCAGCATAATTCTCAATGCCGTGCAATTTAG